From a region of the Streptomyces venezuelae genome:
- a CDS encoding M15 family metallopeptidase: protein MRARLAVAVAAAATVLTTAGAATAGASAPPPGEKAPRAFVALSSVDPTILQEMRYVRPHNFVGDPVDGYRQPVCILTRPAAQALHRAQVRLLRQGYSLKVYDCYRPQRAVDHFVRWAEDLGDERRKAEFYPRVDKSRLFEDGYIAKKSGHSRGSTTDVTLVRLPALPAPRPRPGQESVPCHAPQAERYPDNSVDMGTGFDCFDTLSHTDDPRVQGTQRANRDLLRSALAAEGFVNLPEEWWHFTHKPELFPDTYFDFPVAHRSVAGHRP, encoded by the coding sequence ATGAGGGCACGTCTCGCCGTGGCCGTGGCGGCCGCCGCCACCGTGCTCACGACGGCCGGGGCGGCCACCGCCGGGGCGAGCGCGCCGCCGCCCGGGGAGAAGGCCCCGCGCGCGTTCGTGGCGCTGAGCTCGGTCGACCCCACGATCCTGCAGGAGATGCGGTACGTGCGTCCGCACAACTTCGTCGGCGATCCGGTCGACGGCTACCGGCAGCCCGTCTGCATCCTGACGCGCCCGGCCGCGCAGGCCCTGCACCGGGCCCAGGTGCGCCTGCTGCGCCAGGGGTACTCGCTCAAGGTGTACGACTGCTACCGGCCGCAGCGGGCCGTCGACCACTTCGTACGGTGGGCCGAGGACCTCGGCGACGAGCGGCGGAAGGCGGAGTTCTACCCGCGCGTCGACAAGTCCCGGCTGTTCGAGGACGGATACATCGCGAAGAAATCGGGGCACAGCCGGGGCAGCACGACGGACGTGACGCTGGTACGGCTGCCCGCGCTGCCGGCGCCCCGCCCGCGGCCGGGGCAGGAGTCGGTGCCCTGCCATGCGCCCCAGGCAGAGCGGTACCCGGACAACTCGGTCGACATGGGAACGGGTTTCGACTGCTTCGACACGCTGTCGCACACCGACGACCCGCGCGTCCAGGGGACACAGCGCGCCAACCGGGACCTGCTGAGGTCGGCGCTGGCGGCGGAGGGATTCGTCAACCTGCCCGAGGAGTGGTGGCACTTCACGCACAAGCCGGAGCTGTTCCCGGACACCTACTTCGACTTCCCCGTCGCGCACCGGTCGGTCGCCGGACACCGCCCCTGA
- a CDS encoding HlyD family efflux transporter periplasmic adaptor subunit — protein sequence MQFRQKALSKLQSPEELDLPVRFARPQGRLVLAVTVAVMAAAAYWAFTGTVSSKLSAPGVLTRPEGSYVLQTPVAGQVTAVLAEEGQLLAAGAPLLNVRTEQGERPVRVVTGGTLTTLVAKVGSVIATGADVATVERAADPKDPMVAVLYVPGASGSEIAVGTPVDLSVQSVPQQRFGMLRGRVASVGRAPLTRAQIGGFLADSGLAEQFSRHGSPVAVVVRLERSSATPSGYRWSSADGPPYAVDSRTPVTGAVHLAAQRPVDWLLP from the coding sequence GTGCAGTTTCGCCAAAAGGCTCTTTCCAAGCTGCAATCGCCCGAGGAATTGGACCTGCCCGTCCGCTTCGCCCGCCCGCAGGGTCGGCTGGTCCTCGCGGTCACGGTCGCCGTCATGGCGGCCGCGGCCTACTGGGCCTTCACGGGCACCGTGTCGTCCAAGCTGAGCGCACCGGGCGTCCTCACCCGGCCGGAGGGCAGTTACGTGCTGCAGACGCCGGTCGCGGGCCAGGTGACCGCGGTCCTCGCCGAGGAGGGCCAGCTGCTGGCCGCCGGTGCGCCCCTGCTCAACGTCCGTACGGAGCAGGGCGAGCGGCCCGTGCGCGTGGTGACCGGCGGCACGCTCACGACCCTGGTGGCCAAGGTGGGTTCGGTCATCGCCACGGGTGCGGACGTGGCCACCGTGGAACGTGCGGCGGATCCGAAGGACCCGATGGTCGCGGTGTTGTACGTGCCGGGCGCAAGCGGCTCGGAGATCGCCGTGGGCACCCCGGTCGACCTGAGCGTCCAGTCCGTCCCGCAGCAGCGGTTCGGCATGCTGCGCGGCCGCGTCGCCTCGGTCGGCCGCGCACCGCTGACGCGGGCCCAGATCGGCGGCTTCCTCGCCGACAGCGGTCTCGCCGAACAGTTCTCCCGCCACGGCAGCCCGGTGGCCGTGGTCGTACGTCTGGAGCGTTCCTCCGCCACCCCGTCCGGCTACCGCTGGTCCTCCGCGGACGGGCCCCCGTACGCCGTCGATTCCAGGACTCCGGTCACCGGTGCGGTCCACCTCGCCGCGCAGCGGCCGGTCGACTGGCTGCTGCCGTGA
- a CDS encoding NHLP bacteriocin export ABC transporter permease/ATPase subunit yields MPAGAPDPVVAALGALGSPVDCTGMRSLSLEGPLVLWLVVRGGLDLFAVDAAQGGHWHFLGRLEPGTLLLGPAEGPGHTLVGRPLPGCLLRRIGLRELYRSEYAPFPQYPQHQQYAGEGPYAAAAEGPSPLEDAFARGIGRGLRVLCEAPLDGTARTGHQGADDDILWMHVTPGSVRYGAVYEAEAVGTLLVDAAMWQGMVDQQYRLLYALDGWIEQLERAHEDRTAAGLEAGRAARTQADRTLLASIVRAGDRERHRGADVDATFAACRIVAGAAGIALSPPGGTDSSPEQLDPVERIALASRIRTRTVALRGSWWRENCGPLVGRREKDGSPVALLWRRGGYEAVDPATGRRERVGKAGGAAFEPRAVMLYRPLPEGRVGLPALLRFSMRGTLPELRNLLLGGLVAVVLGALVPVATGQVLGRYVPQGESGLIVQTGLALVATAVVAAVFMLLQNTSLLRMEGRVEATLQPAVWDRLLRLPTTFFAGRSTGELAGAAMGVSAMRRVLSGIGPVCVQAGAVGGVSFVLLLVHSVPLAMAALGMLVVVAAVFLGLGLWQLRYERRLNTLGHRLGNQAFQTLRGLPKLRVAAAESFAYAAWAREFARTRDLQQRIGRTQNVSTVLGAVCLPLCTLVMFVLLAGPARGAMSASEFLTFSTALTMLLSSVTQMTGALVSAAAVLPMFEQIRPLLREIPEVDRSSTRPGRLTGAIEARNLSYRYTDDGPLVLDDVSLKIAAGEFVAVVGASGCGKSTLLRLLIGFDGPVSGNVLYDGQDLAALDRAAVRRQCGVVLQNAQPLTGSILDCIRGTGTYALEEAWEAAAMAGLAADIEAMPMGMHTILSDGGGTVSGGQRQRLMIAQALIRKPRVLFLDEATSALDNEAQRVVTASTGALRATRLVIAHRLSTVMDADRVIVMSDGRIVQQGPPAELLADTNGVFHGLVRRQLR; encoded by the coding sequence ATGCCGGCCGGGGCTCCGGATCCGGTCGTCGCGGCCCTGGGCGCGCTGGGCTCCCCGGTGGACTGCACGGGCATGCGCAGCCTGTCCCTGGAAGGCCCGCTCGTCCTGTGGCTGGTCGTCCGGGGCGGGCTGGACCTGTTCGCGGTGGACGCCGCGCAGGGTGGGCACTGGCACTTCCTGGGCCGGCTGGAGCCGGGCACGCTGCTGCTCGGGCCCGCCGAGGGCCCCGGCCACACGCTGGTCGGCCGGCCCCTGCCCGGGTGCCTGCTGCGCCGTATCGGACTGCGCGAGCTGTACCGCTCGGAGTACGCCCCGTTTCCGCAGTACCCGCAGCACCAGCAGTACGCCGGTGAAGGCCCGTACGCCGCCGCCGCGGAAGGACCGAGCCCGCTGGAGGACGCCTTCGCGCGCGGCATCGGCCGCGGTCTGCGCGTGCTCTGCGAGGCACCGCTGGACGGCACCGCCCGCACCGGGCACCAGGGAGCCGACGACGACATCCTGTGGATGCACGTCACCCCCGGCAGCGTGCGCTACGGCGCCGTGTACGAGGCGGAGGCGGTCGGCACCCTCCTCGTCGACGCGGCGATGTGGCAGGGCATGGTCGACCAGCAGTACCGGCTGCTGTACGCCCTGGACGGCTGGATCGAACAGCTGGAGCGGGCCCACGAGGACCGGACGGCCGCCGGGCTGGAGGCGGGCCGGGCGGCCCGTACGCAGGCCGACCGGACGCTGCTGGCGTCCATCGTCCGCGCCGGCGACCGGGAGCGCCACCGGGGTGCGGACGTCGACGCGACCTTCGCGGCGTGCCGCATCGTCGCCGGCGCCGCCGGGATCGCCTTGTCCCCGCCGGGCGGGACGGACAGCAGCCCGGAACAGCTGGACCCCGTCGAACGCATCGCGCTCGCCTCCCGGATCCGCACCCGCACGGTCGCTCTCCGCGGGAGCTGGTGGCGGGAGAACTGCGGACCGCTGGTGGGCCGGCGTGAGAAGGACGGCTCGCCGGTCGCCCTGCTGTGGCGGCGCGGCGGCTACGAGGCGGTCGACCCCGCCACCGGCCGGCGCGAGCGCGTCGGCAAGGCCGGCGGGGCCGCCTTCGAACCCCGCGCCGTCATGCTGTACCGCCCCCTGCCCGAGGGACGGGTGGGCCTGCCCGCGCTGCTCCGCTTCAGCATGCGCGGCACCCTCCCCGAGCTGCGCAACCTGCTGCTGGGCGGGCTCGTCGCGGTCGTGCTGGGGGCACTGGTGCCGGTCGCCACCGGCCAGGTCCTCGGCCGGTACGTCCCGCAGGGCGAGAGCGGTCTGATCGTGCAAACCGGGCTGGCGCTGGTCGCGACGGCCGTGGTCGCAGCCGTTTTCATGCTGCTGCAGAACACCTCGCTGCTGCGCATGGAGGGCCGTGTCGAGGCCACCCTGCAGCCGGCCGTGTGGGACCGGCTGCTGCGGCTGCCGACCACGTTCTTCGCCGGCCGCTCCACCGGCGAGCTGGCCGGCGCGGCGATGGGCGTCAGCGCGATGCGCCGCGTGCTGTCCGGTATCGGTCCGGTCTGCGTACAGGCAGGCGCGGTCGGCGGGGTGAGTTTCGTCCTGCTGCTCGTCCACAGCGTGCCGCTGGCGATGGCGGCACTGGGCATGCTGGTCGTCGTCGCGGCGGTCTTCCTGGGCCTGGGGCTGTGGCAGCTGCGGTACGAGCGCAGGCTGAACACGCTCGGCCACCGGCTCGGCAACCAGGCCTTCCAGACCCTGCGCGGTCTGCCCAAGCTCCGCGTCGCCGCGGCCGAGAGCTTCGCGTACGCCGCCTGGGCGAGGGAGTTCGCCCGTACCCGCGACCTCCAGCAGCGGATCGGCCGGACGCAGAACGTCAGCACGGTCCTCGGCGCCGTCTGTCTGCCGCTGTGCACGCTGGTGATGTTCGTGCTGCTGGCCGGTCCGGCACGCGGCGCCATGTCCGCCAGCGAGTTCCTCACCTTCAGCACCGCGCTGACGATGCTGCTGTCGTCGGTCACACAGATGACCGGTGCGCTCGTCTCGGCCGCCGCGGTCCTGCCGATGTTCGAGCAGATCCGGCCGCTCCTGCGGGAGATCCCCGAGGTGGACCGCTCCAGTACCCGACCGGGACGGCTGACCGGTGCCATCGAGGCCCGGAACCTGTCCTACCGCTACACGGACGACGGCCCGCTCGTCCTCGACGACGTCAGCCTCAAGATCGCCGCGGGCGAGTTCGTCGCGGTCGTCGGGGCCAGTGGCTGCGGCAAGTCGACTCTGCTGCGGCTGCTCATCGGCTTCGACGGGCCCGTCTCGGGCAACGTGCTCTACGACGGCCAGGACCTGGCGGCGCTCGACCGGGCGGCCGTCCGCCGCCAGTGCGGCGTCGTGCTGCAGAACGCCCAGCCCCTCACCGGTTCGATCCTGGACTGCATCCGCGGCACCGGGACGTACGCGCTGGAGGAGGCGTGGGAGGCCGCCGCGATGGCGGGCCTGGCCGCGGACATCGAGGCCATGCCGATGGGCATGCACACCATCCTGTCCGACGGCGGCGGGACCGTCTCGGGCGGACAGCGCCAGCGGCTGATGATCGCCCAGGCCCTCATCCGCAAGCCGCGCGTCCTGTTCCTCGACGAGGCCACCAGCGCCCTGGACAACGAGGCCCAGCGGGTGGTCACGGCATCCACCGGCGCCCTGCGGGCCACCCGTCTGGTGATCGCCCACCGGCTCTCCACGGTCATGGACGCCGACCGGGTGATCGTCATGTCGGACGGCCGGATCGTCCAGCAGGGCCCGCCCGCCGAGCTCCTCGCCGACACGAACGGTGTCTTCCACGGCCTGGTCCGCCGCCAGCTGCGTTGA
- a CDS encoding NHLP family bacteriocin export ABC transporter peptidase/permease/ATPase subunit: MTAPHLTPAGRRRHRPGPQGRSRRGSAPAPVPTGRTPRPVRTPTVLQMEAVECGAAALAMVLGHHGRFVPLEELRVACGVSRDGSRASSLLKAARGYGLTARGMQMDLAALAEVRVPAVLFWEFNHYVVYEGTARRLGRTGVYVNDPAKGRRFVPMDEFDTSFTGVVLTFEPGDGFRRGGHRPGVLGTVPGRMRGTSGTMAAAVAASLLLVAVGATVPALSRTYIDMFLIGRQTSLLGVLFAAMAVALVLTATLTALLQANLLRGRIISSTLSSARFFRHLLRLPVTFYSQRSPADLVQRLQSNDSVAETLARDLSAAAVDAVVVVLYAVLLWTYDPQLTLVGVAVALLNVVALRIAIRLRATGTRKLRAESARLTNTSYSGLQLIETMKATGGENGFFRRWAGQHAVTLDVQQRLGVPSAWLGIVAPTLAAFNSALILTIGGLRAVEGHLTVGLLVAFQALVTSFTTPISRLGGVAGRIQDFAADVARLGDVENFPVDRVYSRREPAASTRRLKGHVELDGITFGYNPLDAPLLRDFSLTVGPGQQVALVGGSGSGKSTVSRLVSGLHAPWAGAIRIDGMRLEDIPRGALAASVSFVDQDVFLFEGTVRDNVTLWDPSLSDEAVVAALQDAAVYDVVARRPGGVHSRVEQDGSNFSGGQRQRLEIARALVRRPSVMVLDEVTSALDAETEQIIIDNLRRRGCACVVIAHRLSTVRDSDEIVVLDRGTVVERGRHEHLVAAQGPYAALVKEH, from the coding sequence GTGACCGCCCCGCACCTGACGCCCGCCGGGCGCCGGCGCCACCGCCCCGGGCCGCAGGGCCGCTCCCGCCGCGGGTCCGCACCCGCGCCCGTACCGACGGGCAGGACGCCCCGCCCCGTCCGCACCCCCACCGTGCTGCAGATGGAGGCCGTGGAGTGCGGCGCCGCCGCACTGGCCATGGTGCTCGGCCACCACGGCCGCTTCGTCCCGCTCGAAGAACTGCGCGTAGCGTGCGGTGTCTCCCGCGACGGCTCCCGCGCCAGCAGCCTCCTCAAGGCCGCCCGCGGGTACGGGCTGACGGCCAGGGGCATGCAGATGGACCTGGCCGCGCTCGCCGAAGTCCGCGTCCCGGCCGTCCTCTTCTGGGAGTTCAACCACTACGTCGTCTACGAGGGCACGGCCCGGCGGCTCGGCCGCACGGGCGTGTACGTCAACGACCCGGCCAAGGGACGCCGGTTCGTCCCCATGGACGAGTTCGACACCAGCTTCACCGGGGTCGTCCTCACCTTCGAGCCGGGTGACGGCTTCCGCCGCGGCGGTCACCGGCCGGGCGTCCTCGGGACCGTGCCGGGCCGCATGCGGGGTACCTCGGGCACCATGGCCGCCGCCGTGGCCGCCAGCCTCCTCCTGGTCGCCGTCGGCGCGACGGTGCCGGCCTTGAGCCGCACGTACATCGACATGTTCCTGATCGGCCGGCAGACGTCCCTGCTCGGCGTGCTGTTCGCCGCGATGGCCGTCGCCCTCGTCCTCACCGCGACGCTCACCGCGCTGCTCCAGGCCAATCTGCTGCGCGGGCGCATCATCTCCTCGACCCTGAGCAGTGCCCGCTTCTTCCGCCACCTGCTCAGGCTTCCCGTCACCTTCTACTCCCAGCGCAGCCCGGCCGACCTGGTCCAGCGCCTGCAGTCCAACGACTCGGTCGCCGAGACCCTCGCGCGGGACCTGTCCGCCGCGGCGGTGGACGCCGTGGTGGTGGTGCTCTACGCGGTGCTGCTGTGGACGTACGATCCGCAGCTCACCCTCGTCGGCGTGGCCGTGGCACTCCTGAACGTGGTCGCCCTGCGGATCGCGATCCGGCTGAGGGCCACCGGCACCCGGAAGCTGCGCGCCGAGAGCGCCCGCCTGACCAACACCTCGTACAGCGGTCTGCAGCTCATCGAGACGATGAAGGCGACGGGCGGCGAGAACGGCTTCTTCCGCCGCTGGGCCGGACAGCACGCCGTCACCCTCGACGTGCAGCAGCGGCTCGGCGTGCCCAGCGCGTGGCTGGGGATCGTCGCGCCCACGCTGGCGGCGTTCAACAGCGCGCTGATCCTGACGATCGGCGGCCTGCGGGCGGTGGAGGGCCATCTCACCGTGGGCCTGCTCGTCGCGTTCCAGGCCCTGGTGACCAGCTTCACCACCCCGATCTCCCGGCTGGGCGGTGTCGCGGGCAGGATCCAGGACTTCGCGGCCGACGTAGCCCGCCTGGGCGACGTCGAGAACTTCCCGGTCGACCGGGTCTACTCACGGCGCGAGCCCGCGGCCTCCACCCGGCGTCTGAAGGGGCACGTGGAGCTGGACGGCATCACGTTCGGCTACAACCCGCTGGACGCCCCCCTGCTCAGGGACTTCTCGCTGACGGTCGGACCCGGGCAGCAGGTCGCGCTCGTCGGTGGCTCGGGCAGCGGCAAATCCACGGTCTCCCGGCTGGTCTCCGGCCTCCACGCCCCCTGGGCCGGGGCCATCCGCATCGACGGGATGCGGCTGGAGGACATCCCGCGCGGGGCGCTGGCCGCTTCCGTCTCCTTCGTCGACCAGGACGTCTTCCTCTTCGAGGGGACCGTCCGCGACAACGTCACGCTGTGGGACCCCTCCCTCTCGGACGAGGCCGTCGTCGCCGCCCTCCAGGACGCCGCCGTGTACGACGTGGTGGCCCGCCGCCCCGGTGGTGTCCACAGCCGCGTCGAGCAGGACGGCAGCAACTTCTCCGGCGGCCAGCGCCAGCGTCTGGAGATCGCGCGGGCTCTGGTGCGCCGTCCCAGCGTCATGGTGCTCGACGAGGTGACGAGCGCCCTGGACGCGGAGACGGAACAGATCATCATCGACAACCTGCGCCGCCGCGGCTGCGCCTGTGTGGTCATCGCCCACCGGCTGAGCACGGTGCGCGACAGCGACGAGATCGTCGTGCTCGACCGGGGCACCGTCGTGGAACGCGGCCGGCACGAACATCTGGTCGCCGCGCAGGGTCCGTATGCCGCACTGGTCAAGGAGCACTGA
- a CDS encoding N-formylglutamate amidohydrolase: MNHTAEPFRLLPGAAASPVILHVPHSSRVVPESVREGILLDDAALRRELDHITDSHTAEIAARAAAGCALTPWRFVNGLSRLVVDPERFPDEREEMLAVGMGAVYTRTTHRERLRADGFDGGPLLDRYFHPYAEAMTRAVADRLETVGRAVIIDVHSYPARALPYELHGTGPRPPVCLGTDPFHTPADLLAAAGKAFADFGGTGLDSPFAGTYVPLRHYGRDPRVGALMVEIRRALYMSEPGGPAGPGLLALAAALTELVDALVP, from the coding sequence GTGAACCACACCGCCGAGCCCTTCCGGCTCCTCCCCGGCGCCGCCGCGTCGCCGGTGATCCTGCACGTACCGCATTCCTCGCGCGTCGTACCGGAGTCCGTACGCGAGGGGATCCTGCTGGACGACGCGGCTCTGCGGCGGGAACTGGACCACATCACCGATTCCCACACCGCGGAGATCGCCGCGCGAGCCGCCGCCGGCTGCGCCCTCACCCCGTGGCGGTTCGTCAACGGGCTGTCCCGCCTCGTCGTCGACCCCGAGCGCTTCCCCGACGAGCGGGAGGAGATGCTGGCGGTGGGCATGGGGGCGGTGTACACGCGCACCACCCACCGGGAGCGTCTGCGGGCGGACGGCTTCGACGGCGGGCCGTTGCTCGACCGCTACTTCCACCCCTATGCGGAGGCGATGACGCGGGCCGTGGCGGACCGGCTGGAGACCGTCGGCCGGGCCGTGATCATCGACGTGCACTCGTACCCGGCGCGGGCCCTGCCCTACGAGCTGCACGGCACCGGCCCGCGGCCGCCGGTCTGCCTGGGCACGGACCCCTTCCACACCCCGGCCGATCTGCTCGCCGCGGCCGGGAAGGCCTTCGCGGACTTCGGCGGTACGGGGCTCGACAGCCCCTTCGCGGGCACGTACGTACCGCTGCGCCACTACGGCCGGGACCCGCGGGTCGGTGCCCTGATGGTCGAGATCCGCCGGGCCCTGTACATGTCCGAGCCGGGCGGTCCCGCCGGGCCCGGTCTCCTCGCACTGGCGGCCGCGCTGACCGAACTGGTGGACGCCCTGGTCCCGTAG
- a CDS encoding SRPBCC family protein produces MPRTFTVSDSIVVHVRPADVYRHVSDPARMGDWSPENLGATVHGEPGEARVGTVFDGRNKRGAFRWTTRCTVTAVEQDRLFRFRVHAIGIRRPRVPGSIATWEYRFEPVPEGTRVTETWTDDRRSWPDFAAHAFDRIATRGHTFADFQRRNIAVTLRNLKKALEPASGTP; encoded by the coding sequence ATGCCTCGTACGTTCACCGTGTCCGACAGCATCGTCGTCCACGTCCGTCCCGCCGACGTCTACCGGCACGTTTCCGATCCTGCCCGGATGGGCGACTGGAGCCCGGAGAACCTCGGGGCCACCGTGCACGGAGAGCCCGGGGAGGCCCGTGTCGGGACGGTCTTCGACGGCCGCAACAAGCGCGGGGCCTTCCGCTGGACCACCCGGTGCACGGTGACGGCGGTCGAGCAGGACCGCCTGTTCCGGTTCCGCGTGCACGCCATCGGGATCCGGCGCCCGCGCGTGCCCGGCTCCATCGCCACCTGGGAGTACCGGTTCGAGCCCGTCCCGGAAGGCACCCGGGTGACGGAGACCTGGACCGACGACCGCCGCTCGTGGCCGGACTTCGCGGCCCACGCCTTCGACCGGATCGCCACGCGGGGGCACACCTTCGCCGATTTCCAGCGCCGGAACATCGCGGTCACCCTGCGCAACCTCAAGAAGGCCCTGGAGCCGGCGTCCGGCACCCCGTGA